From one Erythrobacter sp. HKB08 genomic stretch:
- the hemH gene encoding ferrochelatase, which yields MTWQTQKLPGDHPPVKSGRVGVLVTNLGTPDAPDAKSVRRYLAEFLSDRRVVEIPPIAWQPILRGIILNTRPKKSAHAYSQVWTEEGSPLAVITRQQAEGLQARLGDDVLVRWAMRYGTPAIGDVVQEMRDEGCDRILFAPLYPQYSGATTATAVDKLAEKLGAMRWQPAVRTLPPYHDDPTYIDALAADLSRQLEALDFEPEVLLLSFHGVPQRTLEQGDPYHCHCCKTARLLEAAMNRPNLRFVTTFQSRFGPAKWLEPATDATIEAEAGKGTKRMAVAMPGFSADCLETLEEIALGGKESFMEAGGERFAALSCLNASEPGMDMLESMVRRELSGWI from the coding sequence ATGACCTGGCAGACACAAAAGCTTCCCGGCGATCACCCGCCGGTAAAAAGCGGGCGCGTCGGCGTCCTGGTGACCAATCTCGGAACGCCCGATGCGCCCGACGCCAAGTCGGTGCGGCGCTACCTGGCGGAGTTCCTGTCCGACCGCCGCGTGGTCGAAATCCCGCCCATCGCCTGGCAGCCGATCCTGCGCGGCATCATCCTCAACACGCGCCCGAAGAAGAGCGCGCACGCCTATAGCCAGGTGTGGACCGAGGAGGGCTCGCCGCTCGCGGTCATCACGCGGCAGCAGGCGGAAGGGCTGCAGGCGCGCCTCGGCGATGACGTGCTGGTGCGCTGGGCGATGCGCTACGGAACACCCGCCATCGGCGACGTAGTTCAGGAAATGCGCGACGAGGGCTGCGACCGCATCCTGTTCGCGCCGCTCTATCCGCAATATTCGGGCGCCACGACGGCAACCGCTGTGGACAAGCTTGCGGAAAAGCTGGGGGCGATGCGTTGGCAACCCGCCGTGCGCACGCTGCCGCCCTATCACGACGATCCGACCTATATCGATGCACTCGCGGCCGACCTCTCGCGCCAGCTCGAAGCGCTCGATTTCGAGCCGGAGGTGCTGCTGCTGAGCTTCCACGGGGTGCCGCAGCGCACGCTCGAGCAGGGCGATCCCTATCATTGCCACTGCTGCAAGACCGCCCGCCTGCTCGAAGCTGCGATGAACCGGCCGAACCTGCGTTTCGTGACGACCTTCCAGTCGCGCTTCGGCCCTGCGAAGTGGCTCGAGCCTGCTACCGATGCGACGATCGAGGCCGAGGCGGGCAAGGGCACGAAGCGGATGGCCGTCGCCATGCCGGGCTTTTCGGCGGACTGCCTCGAAACGCTCGAGGAGATCGCGCTGGGCGGGAAAGAGAGCTTCATGGAAGCCGGCGGCGAACGCTTCGCCGCGCTCTCCTGCCTCAATGCGAGCGAGCCGGGAATGGACATGCTCGAAAGCATGGTCAGGCGCGAATTGTCCGGCTGGATTTAG
- the msrA gene encoding peptide-methionine (S)-S-oxide reductase MsrA has translation MNNTQQAIIAGGCFWCTEAVFRDVVGVSGVESGYIGGTVADPTYKQVCSGDTGHAEAIRVTFDPEVISLPEIYDVFMGTHDPTQLNRQGNDVGTQYRSAIFPLGDDQRTEAEAAIARWNAENGGKAVTTIEGPAQWYPAEDYHQEYWEGEGQRNPYCLAVIPPKLMKLRKSFQNKVKSD, from the coding sequence ATGAACAATACCCAGCAGGCGATCATTGCAGGCGGCTGTTTCTGGTGCACCGAAGCGGTGTTCCGCGACGTGGTCGGCGTGAGCGGGGTCGAGAGCGGCTATATCGGCGGGACCGTTGCCGATCCAACCTACAAGCAGGTCTGCAGCGGCGATACCGGCCATGCCGAGGCGATCCGGGTGACATTCGATCCCGAGGTCATCAGCCTGCCGGAAATCTACGACGTCTTCATGGGCACGCACGACCCGACCCAGCTCAACCGGCAGGGCAACGACGTCGGCACGCAGTATCGCAGCGCGATCTTCCCGCTTGGCGACGACCAGCGCACCGAGGCGGAAGCGGCCATCGCGCGCTGGAACGCCGAGAACGGCGGCAAGGCCGTGACGACCATCGAAGGCCCCGCGCAGTGGTATCCGGCCGAGGATTACCACCAGGAATACTGGGAAGGCGAAGGCCAGCGGAACCCCTACTGCCTCGCCGTCATCCCGCCCAAGCTGATGAAGCTGCGCAAGAGCTTCCAGAACAAGGTCAAAAGCGACTGA
- a CDS encoding DUF1674 domain-containing protein gives MTKDTNKTEKSTEKSRAAKSFEKPAHWTNEPPPEPKAVDPDKDEPREKSPTRYGDWVKDGIAWDF, from the coding sequence ATGACCAAGGACACGAACAAGACCGAGAAAAGCACCGAGAAATCGAGGGCCGCAAAGTCGTTCGAGAAGCCCGCTCACTGGACGAACGAGCCCCCGCCCGAACCGAAGGCGGTCGATCCCGACAAGGACGAGCCGCGCGAGAAGAGCCCGACGCGCTACGGCGACTGGGTCAAGGACGGCATCGCCTGGGATTTCTGA
- a CDS encoding cytochrome P450, which produces MATLAPHHPAETAPTHWTEGNPSDDALAHIPGEGGWPLVGNTFKMLADPHAFTRRMVETYGRVYKSKAFGGWNVALIGADANELVLFNRDKIFSNEQGWGPVLDQLFPRGLMLMDFDHHRADRRALSIAFKPEPMRHYSGALNRGIAGRVAEWANTQMLFYPAIKKLTLDLAADSFIGIPWGPEADRINEAFVYMVQASVAPIRKPLPGTLMRKGVKGREFLVDYFTKETHRRRAEGGGQDMFSQFATAEYDDGSLMPIDEVVDHMNFLMMAAHDTITSSATSLIYYLAAYPEWQEKIRQEIISVTGGLGSDGKPRDLSYDDLGKLDLTEMAFKEALRMIPPVPSMPRRALKSFEFGGYHIPAGTPCGINLYYVHHDEKHWDDPFTFDPMRFTPDKVKARHKYAWVPFGGGAHMCLGLHFAYMQVKILLAQLLPQYEITIEEGYDPAWKPWPIPQPKDGLKVTFKKI; this is translated from the coding sequence ATGGCCACGCTAGCCCCGCACCATCCCGCCGAAACGGCGCCGACCCACTGGACCGAAGGCAACCCCTCGGACGATGCACTTGCCCATATCCCGGGTGAGGGCGGCTGGCCGCTGGTCGGCAATACCTTCAAGATGCTGGCCGACCCGCACGCCTTCACGCGCCGCATGGTCGAGACCTATGGACGGGTCTACAAATCGAAGGCATTCGGCGGCTGGAACGTCGCGCTGATCGGTGCCGACGCGAACGAGCTGGTGCTGTTCAACCGCGACAAGATCTTCTCGAACGAGCAGGGCTGGGGTCCGGTGCTCGACCAGCTGTTCCCGCGCGGGCTGATGCTGATGGACTTCGACCATCACCGTGCCGATCGCCGCGCGCTCTCGATCGCTTTCAAGCCGGAGCCGATGCGTCACTATTCCGGCGCTCTCAACCGCGGGATCGCGGGCCGTGTCGCCGAGTGGGCAAACACCCAGATGCTGTTCTATCCGGCGATCAAGAAGCTGACGCTGGACCTCGCCGCCGACAGCTTCATCGGCATTCCGTGGGGACCGGAAGCGGACCGCATCAACGAGGCATTCGTCTACATGGTGCAGGCCTCGGTCGCGCCGATCCGCAAGCCGCTTCCGGGCACGCTGATGCGCAAGGGAGTGAAGGGCCGCGAGTTCCTCGTCGACTATTTCACCAAGGAAACCCACCGCCGCCGCGCAGAGGGCGGCGGACAGGACATGTTCAGCCAGTTCGCCACCGCCGAATATGACGATGGCTCGCTGATGCCGATCGATGAGGTGGTCGATCACATGAACTTCCTGATGATGGCCGCGCACGATACGATCACCTCGAGCGCGACCTCGCTGATCTATTATCTCGCGGCCTATCCCGAGTGGCAGGAGAAAATCCGCCAGGAAATCATCTCGGTGACCGGAGGCCTCGGTTCCGACGGCAAGCCGCGCGACCTGTCCTACGACGACCTCGGCAAGCTCGACCTGACCGAAATGGCATTCAAGGAAGCGCTGCGGATGATCCCGCCGGTTCCCTCGATGCCGCGCCGCGCGCTCAAGAGCTTCGAGTTCGGCGGCTATCACATCCCTGCCGGGACGCCGTGCGGGATCAATTTGTACTACGTCCACCACGATGAAAAACACTGGGACGATCCCTTCACCTTCGACCCGATGCGATTCACGCCGGACAAGGTGAAGGCGCGCCACAAATATGCATGGGTGCCTTTCGGCGGAGGCGCGCACATGTGCCTCGGCCTGCACTTCGCCTACATGCAGGTGAAGATCCTGCTGGCGCAGCTCCTGCCGCAGTACGAAATCACCATCGAGGAAGGCTACGACCCGGCGTGGAAACCGTGGCCGATCCCCCAGCCCAAGGATGGGCTGAAAGTGACGTTCAAAAAGATCTGA
- a CDS encoding class I SAM-dependent methyltransferase: MRTLIAATAASLALAAAPASADNHKQMDHSKHAGMDHSKHDTAMFMKHHGEALSAAINHPSRAEDRARDQYRHPAETLAFFHVAPHMTVGEYAPGGGWYSRLLGHYLGGEGKLVGIYANPLTATADEERRERLRASAAGFGDEVAGYTGLTADNFSGITLESISDEQRGSLDRILVIRGLHGITRSGIADTEIRAMRELLKDDGMLGIVQHRAKADAPFSYVDGSRGYLRQNDVIKFMEINGFELVGTSEINANPMDTADHERGVWEMPPVQATKRADLADKGESDRMTLLFKKRP; encoded by the coding sequence ATGCGCACCCTGATCGCTGCAACTGCAGCCAGTCTCGCTCTTGCCGCCGCGCCGGCATCCGCCGACAACCACAAGCAGATGGACCATTCCAAGCACGCCGGGATGGATCATTCGAAGCACGATACCGCGATGTTCATGAAGCATCATGGCGAGGCACTGTCGGCTGCGATCAACCATCCCTCGCGCGCCGAGGATCGGGCTCGCGACCAGTATCGCCACCCGGCCGAAACGCTCGCCTTCTTCCACGTCGCGCCGCACATGACGGTCGGCGAATATGCGCCCGGCGGCGGCTGGTATTCGCGCCTGCTGGGCCATTATCTCGGCGGCGAGGGCAAGCTCGTCGGAATCTATGCCAACCCGCTGACCGCGACCGCCGACGAGGAGCGCCGCGAGCGCCTGCGTGCAAGCGCCGCCGGGTTCGGTGACGAGGTTGCCGGTTACACGGGCCTTACGGCAGACAACTTCTCCGGTATCACGCTGGAATCCATCTCCGACGAGCAGCGCGGATCGCTCGATCGCATCCTCGTCATTCGCGGGCTGCACGGCATCACCCGTAGCGGCATTGCCGATACCGAAATTCGTGCGATGCGCGAACTGCTCAAGGATGACGGCATGCTCGGCATCGTGCAGCACCGCGCAAAGGCCGATGCCCCCTTCAGCTACGTCGACGGCAGCCGCGGCTACCTTCGGCAGAACGATGTCATCAAGTTCATGGAAATCAACGGTTTCGAACTGGTCGGGACGAGCGAGATCAACGCCAACCCGATGGATACCGCGGACCACGAGCGCGGGGTCTGGGAAATGCCGCCGGTCCAGGCGACCAAGCGCGCCGACCTTGCCGACAAGGGCGAGAGCGACCGCATGACGCTGCTGTTCAAGAAGCGTCCGTAA
- a CDS encoding RsmB/NOP family class I SAM-dependent RNA methyltransferase, with protein sequence MTETEGLPARRAALQMLDAVLHRGETLEQAERNAVRRLRSPADKALAIAITNEALRWLTDLDALIDSATRKVLPADAKARSVLRIMLAQKLRLETPAHAVIATGLPLLTGGPRRLAHGVFSTLDKQDVALPEAPTLPEAVRERWGAMAPDIATGLAKPPPLDLSLKDAARTASLAAETGAGSFAPGHLRLPRGTPVDRIPGFGEGEWWVQDIAASIPARLLGPGEGRSVLDLCAAPGGKTLQLAAAGWQVTALDKSGRRIERLRDNLRRTGLEAETVKADALTYTPAKQFDAILLDAPCSATGTCRRHPDVLHRIGERQIAELAELQEALLKKAAEWLPSGGTLIYAVCSLERAEGEEQAAKLGLEPYPITAGELPAGLQPTSEGWLRTHPGMLSDAGGLDGFFVARWRKA encoded by the coding sequence ATGACCGAAACCGAAGGACTTCCCGCGCGGCGCGCCGCGTTGCAGATGCTCGATGCCGTGCTCCACCGGGGCGAGACGCTCGAACAGGCGGAGCGCAATGCCGTACGTCGCCTGCGCAGCCCGGCGGACAAGGCGCTCGCGATTGCGATCACCAACGAGGCGCTGCGCTGGCTGACCGATCTCGATGCGCTGATCGACAGCGCGACGCGCAAGGTCCTGCCGGCCGATGCCAAGGCACGTTCGGTCCTGCGCATCATGCTGGCGCAGAAGCTGCGGCTCGAGACACCGGCTCACGCCGTGATCGCAACGGGCCTGCCGCTCTTGACGGGCGGGCCACGCAGGCTTGCGCACGGCGTGTTCTCGACGCTTGACAAGCAGGACGTTGCGCTGCCCGAAGCACCGACACTGCCCGAAGCCGTCCGCGAACGTTGGGGCGCGATGGCGCCGGATATTGCAACCGGGCTTGCCAAGCCGCCGCCCCTAGACCTCTCGCTCAAGGACGCTGCGCGCACTGCCTCGCTCGCTGCCGAGACGGGCGCGGGCAGCTTTGCGCCCGGACACCTGCGCCTGCCGCGTGGCACGCCGGTCGACCGCATTCCGGGTTTCGGCGAGGGCGAATGGTGGGTGCAGGACATCGCCGCATCCATCCCGGCGCGTTTGCTAGGCCCGGGCGAGGGGCGCAGTGTGCTCGACCTGTGCGCCGCGCCGGGCGGCAAGACGCTGCAGCTCGCGGCGGCGGGCTGGCAAGTCACAGCGCTCGACAAGAGCGGGCGGCGGATCGAGCGGCTGCGCGACAATTTGCGCCGTACCGGGCTGGAGGCGGAAACCGTCAAAGCCGATGCGCTGACCTACACGCCGGCCAAGCAGTTCGACGCAATCCTGCTCGATGCGCCGTGCAGCGCGACCGGTACCTGCCGCCGGCATCCCGACGTGCTGCACCGTATCGGCGAGCGCCAGATTGCCGAGCTTGCCGAATTGCAGGAAGCGCTATTGAAGAAAGCCGCCGAATGGCTGCCTTCGGGCGGGACACTGATCTATGCGGTGTGTTCGCTGGAGCGGGCAGAGGGCGAGGAGCAGGCCGCGAAACTGGGGCTCGAACCCTATCCCATCACCGCCGGGGAACTTCCCGCAGGCTTGCAACCGACCTCGGAAGGCTGGCTGCGCACCCATCCGGGCATGCTGTCCGATGCGGGCGGGCTCGACGGCTTCTTCGTCGCGCGCTGGCGCAAGGCCTAG